The sequence TTGTTGCGCCAGTATACCCACGGCCAGCCATATTGCGCACCCACGGGAACATTGGTGAGGTAGTCGGGCACGAGGTCCGATCCGAGCATGTCGCGCTCGTTCACCGTGGTCCACAATTCGCCCGACCAGGGATTGAAATCGAGACCGTTGGCATTGCGCAGACCGGCACCGAAGACGCGCTGCGTGTTCGTTTTGAGATTATATTCCCAGATCAGGGCACGGCCTTCTTCGGCCTCCATGCCCTTCTCGCCGATATTCGAAGCCGAGCCGACCGCGACATAGAGACGATCGCCATCGGGATGCAGCGCGATATTGCGCATCCAGTGATTGCCGCCCGGCGCCAGATCCATCAGCTTGCGCGGCGCGCCCAGGCTCGTCGCGCCGAGTTCGTACGGGAAGGCCAGCACCGCATCGTGATTGGCGACGTAGAGCGTCCCGTCATTCCACGCGATGCCCGAAGGCGAGGCGAGTTCGTCGGTCAGCGTGGCGCGCTGTTCGGCCCGCCCATCGCCATCCGCATCGCGCAGCAGCACCAGCTCGTCGGGCGAAGGCCCGGCGGCGCCCGCTTTCTCGAACAGGAGACCGGCAATGAAATTGGTAATCGAAAACCCGCCATCGCCCTCGCTCGCCGGAGCGCGGGTGAGCGTGACCAGCACGTCGCCATTGGGCAGCGTATGGATGACGCGCGGATGATCCAGCCCCTCGGCGAAACGCATCACCGTCAACCCCTCGGCCGCGGTTGGCACCTCGTCCGCCGCCCAGCCGACTGGCTCGGCGATCTTCACCGTGGGGATCGTCTCGGCATCGGGTTCCTGCAAGGTCGGATCGGTGCCCGCGACCTCGTCGACCGTGAGATCGGCGGTGTCGCCCCGCGTTACGACAAAGACCGCCACGGCGATGGCGAGGACCACAACCAGAAGGCCGATGAGGATTTTGGTGCGCGTTTTCATGGGTAGGCGGTTTAGTCCCCCCGGCGCCTTGCGGCAATGGCGCGCGCTTCCTAGCTTGCCCGCCATGTACGATTTCCGCCCCGCCGACGGCACGCCGAAGCCCGAACTCTATCGCGATCTCCTCTCCGCCGCCGACGCGCTGACGGCGGGCGAGACGGACGGTGTCGCCAATATGGCCAA comes from Qipengyuania pelagi and encodes:
- a CDS encoding PQQ-dependent sugar dehydrogenase — protein: MKTRTKILIGLLVVVLAIAVAVFVVTRGDTADLTVDEVAGTDPTLQEPDAETIPTVKIAEPVGWAADEVPTAAEGLTVMRFAEGLDHPRVIHTLPNGDVLVTLTRAPASEGDGGFSITNFIAGLLFEKAGAAGPSPDELVLLRDADGDGRAEQRATLTDELASPSGIAWNDGTLYVANHDAVLAFPYELGATSLGAPRKLMDLAPGGNHWMRNIALHPDGDRLYVAVGSASNIGEKGMEAEEGRALIWEYNLKTNTQRVFGAGLRNANGLDFNPWSGELWTTVNERDMLGSDLVPDYLTNVPVGAQYGWPWVYWRNKIDERVDAPMPAYLTEYARRPEYAMGPHVAALGLAFTKEGARMGPQFGSGAFVARHGSWNRKPAAGYDVVYVAFDERGNPQGKPVPVLTDFLTGEGTTRGRPTWVGWAQDGALLVSDDTAGIIWRVMAPNAQPAGAIERQTARSLPPQRELTGDLRATFGEDDFAREEPAQ